The DNA region GGCCTCGATATAGCCAACTTCGGAAGCCTTCAACTCCGCGGTCCGGTGGGCATCGCCGACCGCTCCGGCCTGGCCCACCGCGCTCGGCGCGCTATAGCTGACCTTTTCGCTTCCGTCGTTGTTGAAGCCGTATCCGCGCATCACGGCGTGAATCGTGTCCCGATCGGCCACCGCATCGTCCAGCCGTTTCAAGACCACCGCGGCGACGCCGTTGCCGGGCACGGTGCCGCCCGAACGCCGGTCGAACGGCCGGCACCGTCCATCCGGCGAGAGTATTCCGCCGCTGGTATAGATGTATCCCCTGACTTGAGGTGTTTTCACCGCCGCGCCCCCCGCGACGGCCAGGTCGCAGTCACCGGCGAGCAGACTCTGCGCCGCCAAGATGACGCTCAAGAGCGAAGTGGAACACGCCGACTGGACCGTCATGGCGGGTCCCGTCAAGTTCAACTTGTACGCTGCCCGTGTCGCCAGGAAATCGTTGTCGTTCCACAGCGAGACCCGCCAGGCCTCATCAGAGTCCGGATCCGTCGGAACAGCGAGCCGCGAGACGTGGGTATTGGTGCCCGCGCCGGCGAACACACCCACTCGTTGCGCGCCGGCAACACTGTATCCGGCATGCTCCAGCGCAGACCACACCACATGCAAGAAACGTCGCTGCTGAGGATCCATCACAGCCGCTTCACTCGGCGCGATTCCGAAGAACGCGGCGTCGAAGTCTTCGGCGTGCTCCAGCGTCCCACGGGCCGCTACGTAGCCGGTCGACCGGATTCGGACCCGATCGCCGCCGGCAGCCACGAGCTGCTCCTCGCTGAACCGGCTCAGGCATTCCTCGCCTTCCTTCAACCGCGACCAGAGCTCGTCGACCGTACTCGCGGCTGGGAACTCGCCCGCCATTCCGACGACCGCGATCTCGGTGCCTCGGGATACGGTCATGCGGGCCTCCGTGCGTCCAGACGGCGACGCAGGCGGTCACGCCCCGCCGACACGCGCGCCGCCTCCAGCGCCGGGTCGGCGGCGTCGGACGACTCCCGCCCGGCGATGAATCGGGCTTGGCTGGCCACAGTCGGGAACTGGAACAGATCCACTACCGACCCGGGCCAGCCCGATGTCTCAGCCAGACGGGCATGCAGTCTGATCACCAGCAACGAGTGACCTCCGACGTCGAAGAAATTGTCGTGCACTCCTACCGAGCCCAGGCCCAGCAGCTCACACCAAACCTTCGCGACAGCCGGCTCTAACGGTTCCGATGGTCCGGTGCTTGGCGCCGCAGTCTTCACTGCCGAGGGCTTGAAGTCGGCGCCGACGGACAACGCCTTGCGGTCTGTCTTGCCGTTGGGAGTACGAGGTAGTTCGTCCACAACGGCCAGACGACTGGGCAGATACTGCGCCGGCAGGCTGCGGGCCGCGTAATCCCTGATCTCGGCGAGATCACCGGCCCGGCCTTCTCGCTCTCGCAAGACCAGGAAGGCTGCCAACTCGTTCTCCCCGCGATCGGACACGACCGCCGCAGCCACCGCCGTAACGTTCGGATGCGAGCCCAGGGCGTGTTCCACTTCTCCCAGTTCGATCCGCATGCCACGCACCTTGACCTGGTCGTCTCGCCGTCCGAAGAGTTCCAGCCGGCCCTGCGCGGTCCAGCGCCCCACGTCGCCGGTCCGGTAGAGCCGCCCGCCGCCGGCGCCTGTCGGGTCGGGCACGAAGCGGTCGGCGGTCAGGCCGGCCCTGCCGAGATAGCCGCGGGCCAGCCCCGTCCCCGCGATGGCGACTTCGCCCCGGACCCCAACTGGGGACGGCATTCCCCACGGATCAAGCACATAAATCGCCGTGTTGGCGATCGGCGTGCCCACGCCGGTCTCACGGCCCGTAACCGCGCCACGGCTCGACCAAATCGTCGTTTCGGTCGGGCCATACACGTTCCATACCCGCAGGCCCAGCCGAATCAGGGCTTCGGCCACGGCCGCCGGCAGCGCCTCGCCGCCCGTCCAGGCCTGCATGCCCGGTCGGCCGCGCCAGCCGGACTCGATAAGCAGGCGCCACACCGTCGGCGTGGCCTGCAGGACAGTCGACTCCTCACGATCCATGAGAGCCCCGAGTTCCTTGGGATCAAGCACTTCCGCAGCCGCCGCGAGCACGAGCGTGCCACCGACGGCCAGAGGGAGGAACAGCTCCAGTCCCGCGATGTCGAAGGACACCGTGGTGATCGCGGTCAGTCGATCGTCGGCTGACAGTCCCGGTTCCTCTTGGAAAGAGCGAATGAGATTGACGACGTTGCGGTGGGTGTTCATCGAGCCCTTGGGCCGTCCTGTCGACCCGCTGGTATAGATCACATACGCCAGATTGTCCGGATGAACCCGCACCCGCGGCGCCTGAGCTGGCAACGCCGCGATCAACGGCCAATCCCGATCCAAACACACCACCGAACCACCGAACCCCCGCACCCGCCCCAGCAAAGACTCCTGCGTCAACACCACCGAAGCCCCACTGTCCTGAAACATGTACTCCAACCGCTCCGCCGGATACCCCGGATCCAACGGCACATAAGCCGCCCCGGCCTTCAACACCCCCAACAACGCCACCACAAGATCAAACGAACGCTCCACACACACAGCCACCCGCGACTCCGGACCCACCCCCGAATCCCCCAACAAGCGCGCCACCCGCGCAGAACGCTCATCCAACTCCCGAAAACTCAAACCCTCCCCACCAAACCGCAACGCCACCCGATCCGGAGTCCGCGCCACCTGCTCCGACACCAACTCATGCACCAACACCCCACCACCGAACTCAACCCCCGTCGCATTCCACCCCCCCAACAACGCCACCTCACCGGGGGAAATGGACTGGATCTGGGACATCGGGGTGTCGATGTCGTCGAGCAACGACTCGACGAGAGTCTGGAACCGCTCGGCGAACAGCGAGATCGTTTCGGCCGAGAACAGGTCCTTCGCGTACTCGATGGAGCAGCCCAAACTGTCCGGCGATTCGTCGACGAACAGAGTCAGATCCAGTTTCGCGGTATCGTTGTACACCAGCCGATCAGTCATCTCCAGGCCGCCAAAACGACGAACCGTGCCCGCCTCCTGGTACACGAACATCACCTGGAAGACGGGGTTCCTGCTGGTATCGCGCGGTGGATCCATGACTTCGACCAGGCGCTCAAACGGGAGGCTCTGATGCTGGAAACCGCCGAGCGACGATTTCCGGGCCCGCGCCACCGCTCCGCGAAAGGTCGGATCACCGCTAAGGTCGACGCGGAGGGCCAGAGAGTTGAGGAAGCAACCAACCAGACGGTCGAGCTCAGCCCGCGTACGAACCGTCATCGGAACGCCGACGACCAAGTCGGTCTGTCCGGACTGCCGGGCCAAGAAGATCTGGAACGCGGCCAGCACGGTCATGAACATCGACGCCTGCATGTGTGCTGCCAGCTCGTGGAACCGGTCGAGGACCGTCTTAGGAAGACTGAACCTGTACAGCCCGCCTTCATACGACGGGTAGGCCGGCCGCAGTCGATCACCCGGTAGTTCCAGGTAGGCGGGCGCCCCGTCCAAATGCTTCTGCCAGTAGGCGAGTTCGGCCGCGTAAGCGCCGCCTTCACTGCGGTCACGCTGCCAGGCTGCGTAATCGAGATACTGGATCGAAAGCGGAGGAAGCGTCCGCCCGGCGTACAGCGCTCCAAGGTCGTCGAGCAAGATGCCATACGATGCCGCGTCGCTGGCGATGTGCGGCGTCACCAGAAGAAGCAAGTGTTCTCGTTCACCAGCCCGGATGAGGGTGGCGCGGACCACCGGACCGGTCTCCAGGTCGAATGGACGTCGGGTTTCCTCACGCACGACGTCCTGGACCCGTCCGGGCCGCTCGACCAGTGGATGCCCACGCAAATCGACCGTGCCCAGTTGAATCGGGCCGGCAGGTCGCACCCGCTGGACTGGCGAACCGTCGACCATCGCGTACGTGGTGCGAAGGATCTCGTGCCGTTCCACCAGGCTGTCGAGGGCCGATGAGAAGCGGTCGAAATCGAGCTCCCCCGTCAGCTCCGCCAAGTGGCTTACGTTGTAGAACGGGTTGTGCTGGTCCAACTGCTGAAGGAACCAGAGGCGGACCTGCTCAAACGACAGCACGCCGCCGCGGGCCCGGTCGCCGGACACCGGCATGATCTCATCGCTTTCCTGCCCGATGGCGACCAGCGTGTCGATCCGATAGGCCAGAGCGGCAACCGTGGGGTCCTCAAAGAACGACCGGATCGGAAGGTCGACCCCGAATCCGCTGCGGCATGCGGTCACAACACGCACCGCCATGAGCGATTGCCCACCGAGAGCAAAGAAATCGTCGTCGACCCCGATTTCGGCGGCGCCGAGCACCTGCCGCCAGATCGCGGCGACCTGGTGCTCGGTCGCGCTCCTCGGCCCAACGAACTCCGTCGCCACTGCACGCGTGAATTGCGGCTTGGGCAAGGCCTTCCGATCGAGCTTGTCACTCGGGGTGCGAGGCAAAGCCTCCATGACGGTGAAAAAACTGGGCACCATGTAGTCGGGCAGCGTCCGGGCCAGAGCAGTCCGCAAGACCTCGGGATCGAGCTTGCCACCCGGTGACAGCGGCGTCACGTAGGCGGCGAGTCGTGCATGCTGTGTTCCCGCGTCGACCGCGACGACTGCGGCTTCCCGCACCCCGGCGACCTCGGCCAGCGCGGCCTCGATCTCGGCCACCTCGATCCGGAATCCGCGAATCTTGACCTGGTGGTCGAGCCGCCCCAGATACTCCAGGACGCCATCTTCTCGCCACACGGCCAGGTCACCGGTCCGGTAAAGCACAGCGCCCGTCGCCCCGCCGGTATCCGGCACGAAGCGCTCGGCTGTCAGCCCCGCCCGGTTCAAATAGCCACGACTCACCTGGACGCCGCCGATGTACAGCTCGCCGGGGATGCCAACGCCCGTCGGGAGCATGTCCGCGTCGAGGACGTGCACAGTGGTGTTCGCGAACGGCCGGCCGATGGGTGCCGAGGACCCGTCTTCCATCGTGCACTGCCAGGCCGTCACGTCCACTGCGGCCTCCGTCGGGCCGTAAAGGTCGTGAAGGTCGATCGCGGTCAGTTCTCCGAGCGCGCGGTCACGAAGCTGCGGCGACAAGGCCTCGCCGCTGCACATCACCTTTCTCAGAGAACCGGAACTGGCGGGCGTGCGGCTGTCGAGGAACGGACCGAACGCCGATGGCACGAAGTGGGCTACTGTGACACCCTCGGCATCGATCAGGCTCGAAAGGTATTCGGGGTCCTGATCACCGCGTGGCCGGGCGAGCACCAGTCGGGCCCCCACCGACAAAGGCCAGAACAACTCCCACACTGACACGTCGAAGCTGGTCGGCGTCCGCTGCAGGACAGTGTCATGACCATCGAGGTCATACAGGCGCTGCATGTGATTCAGGAAGTTGACGACGTTGCGGTGGGTGTTCATCGAGCCCTTGGGCCGTCCTGTCGACCCGCTGGTATAGATCACATACGCCAGATTGTCCGGATGAACCCGCACCCGCGGCGCCTGAGCTGGCAACGCCGCGATCAACGGCCAATCCCGATCCAAACACACCACCGAACCACCGAACCCCCGCACCCGCCCCAGCAAAGACTCCTGCGTCAACACCACCGAAGCCCCACTGTCCTGAAACATGTACTCCAACCGCTCCGCCGGATACCCCGGATCCAACGGCACATAAGCCGCCCCGGCCTTCAACACCCCCAACAACGCCACCACAAGATCAAACGAACGCTCCACACACACAGCCACCCGCGACTCCGGACCCACCCCCGAATCCCCCAACAAGCGCGCCACCCGCGCAGAACGCTCATCCAACTCCCGAAAACTCAAACCCTCCCCACCAAACCGCAACGCCACCCGATCCGGAGTCCGCGCCACCTGCTCCGACACCAACTCATGCACCAACACCCCACCACCGAACTCAACCCCCGTCGCATTCCACCCCCCCAACAACGCCACCTCACCGGGAGTGACGACGGGTAGCTCCTCGAGGGCGGCGTCCGGCTGCGAAACAGCGGCGGACAGCAAGGTGCCGTAGTGCGCGATCATCCGACGGATCGCCTGCTCGTCGTATCGATCGCTGAACGTGACCGAACCGTGCACCGACTCCTCGACATCGACGAACAAGTCGAGGTCGAAGGGCGACGCACCGTTCTCGATCTCCTCCACTTCCACCACGATTCCCGCTACAGCCGGCGGCACAGGGCTCTTGCCGCCCATGGTGAAAGCAATGCTGAAAAAGGGCGTAGTCCCGGGTACACGCCGCGGCTTCAGCTCTTCGACGAGCTTGTCGAAAGGCACGTCGCGGTGTTCGTAGGCCTCGACGAAGCTGGTACGAACAGCGCGTACCACATCGCGAAACGTCCGGCACGCAGCCAGATCAGTTCGCAGAACGATCGTCTCCACGAAGAAGCCGACCGCGTCGGACAGCTCCGGCCGGTCACGCGTGCTGAAGAAGGTCCCAACGACGACATCTTTGCGGCCCGTGTAGCGGCTCAACAGCACCTTGAACGCAGCGACCGCGATCACGTAGGCAGTAGCCCGCTCCGCCTGCGCGAGTTCGGTCACCGCGCCCGACCATTCGGAACCGAAATCGAACGGCGTGTTGGAACCAGCCGCAGATCGGCCGACTTCTCCGGAAGCCCCCCACCCGATGGGCAACTGCTCCGGTTCCGGCACGCCACGAAGCTTGTGGACCCAGTAATCCAGAGACTCTGCGTTGGAAGTTCCCGCTTCGAGATCGACAGCTTCCTGGAACCCTTCACGCGCGCCCGGATCAAAGACCTGCAGATCCTCCCCTGCCACCGCGGCGTCATAGTCTGCCGCGATCGCGTCCAGGACCAGCCTGATCGACGGGGGGTCGCACGCTATGTGATGCACGACGAAGATCAAAGCGTGATGCGTTTCGTCTAGGCGGGCCAGCACAAACCGGCACGGCGGCTCACCTGCGAGGTCGAAGGCCTTTTGAGCAGCGGCTCGAGCCAGCTTTCGCACTTCAGCACGCTTATCGGCCTCAAGCCGGGCCCCGACATCGACGAACGCGACAGCCGGAGCCTTCCCCTGCACACGCCGGGGTTCGCCATCGATCGACTGGAAGACCGTCCGCAAAGCGGCGTGCCGACTCACCACCGAATCGACCGACTGTTGGAGCAGTGTGGCATCCAGCACGCCGTGAAGCCAGACGATGTGCGCGATGTTGTATGCGGGACTGTCGGGATCAAGTTGTTGCAGGAACCACAGGCGGCCCTGCCCGGCCGAGAGCGGAGCTGAGGAAGGAAGCTGATCCGCGCAAGACATCTTCATGGTTCTGCAATCCCCACTGTAGACACTTCAGACGGCAGCCAACACACTACAGTACAGTCTCTAAGGAAGCCCGAAAAGTCTTCACTGTGAAGACTCTGGCGCAGGCTACCGCCCAGGTGTACGTTGCCGATGACCAGAGGCGACGCCGGGGCAGAGGTATCGCACACGCCTGGCTGAAGCCTTTGTTACGCATGAGAAGCGGCCCGGACAGCCGCCGCAGTTCCGCGTACCCCGGTGCCGCATCGCATCGGCGACTGACAAGCCGCGATCGATCCTCGATGCCCCCGTTTTCACTCCCCGACCCTGGCGGCGAACATGAAGATCAGCATCGTTGATGCCTTCACCGACCGGCCGTTCACAGGCAACCCTGCTGCGGTCTGCGTCCTGCCAGAAGGCACCTGGCCACCGAAGCACTGGCTGCAGGCCGTCGCCGCGGAGATGAATTTGTCCGAGACCGCGTTCCTCAAGCCTTCTCCAGCACGGCCTGAGAGCGAGTGGGAGCTGCGCTGGTTCACGCCCGCAACGGAGTCTCTACTATGCGGGCATGCAACTCTGGCGGCCACCCACGTATTGGCGTCCGACGGCTACGCCGTAGGCTTGATAGTGTTCAATACACGCAGCGGTCTACTCTCAGCGGAGGCGCAACCGGATGGCTTGATACGTTTGGACTTCCCACTCAACACACCTACCCCCACCGATAGCCACGCGACTTTGACGTCAGCGCTGGGAATCAATCCGACCGGCGTCTACAAGGTCGACAAGCTGTCGCATCTTCTCGCGGAGCTACCCGATGAGGCTTCAGTACGGGGGCTCACCCCCGACCCGGCCATGATCATGGCCCTACCCGAGCGGGCCTTGATCGCCACGGCCCGCGCGGACCAGCCGAACTGTGGCTATGACTTCGTCTCCCGCTTCTTCGCACCAAGAATCGGCATCCCGGAAGACCCGGTCACCGGCAGCGCCCACACCGCTCTTGCACCGTTCTGGAGTCGGCGACTGGGTGCCGGAGCGCTAAAAGGGCTGCAGGTTTCAGCCAGAGGCGGCCTGGTCGAAACCGAAGTAGTGGGGAACCGGGTGCTTCTTGCCGGTCGGGCCGTCAGGGTTTTCAACGGCGACTTGACCCATGGGAGTGCCGCCGCAATACGCCTCGGGCCCGATGCCAGACAGGGAGGGGAAGGCGATCGCGACGTGGTGTGGGGGCGTGAATCCAGCCCGCGGTTCGGTGTCAGGTAGGCGGCCGGCGGTAATGGTGTCGTCGCTTTCGATATGGCGGCCGTCAAGCGGCGTGACTGCGGCGTCGTCGGTCGCGCAGTCGCCGGACATGCTTCGGAGCCGAAAGTTGATCGATTCGATGACGTTGGTGGTTCTGCTATGGGTTAATCTCTTCGCAAGGCCGCGGCCCTTGCTATCAGGAGGCACATGACCCCGTTCGCCCAGCCTTGGTGAGCGAGGTCTTGGGCTGGCCAAACCCTGCTCAGCGAGGGCCGCGCCAGCTTGACCAGCCTGCTCGCCTGCCAACGGAGCACGGCGATAGCCTCGATGTGCCGGTCCTGGTGCCCATCGAGACCGCTCGCGTCCTGCTGGTAGCCAGCCTTTGCGCCGTCGGACGGCGCGTCTGCGCGATCCGCTGCTCGGCGCCCGAGTCCTGGCCAAGGTCGACGACGGCCACTAACACTCCGCTGACACACAGGCGCTGAAGTCCCCACGCTGGTGCGGGCCGTGACCCGTGTCTCCGGCGAGAATGCCTCGCCAGGTCAAGAGACGACCGGTTGGCGATCGCCGGTTACCGCTGGACGCTCTGTGCCCTCGCCGCCGCACCTGGAGCCCTAGCCCACTACGACTGGCCGCGACGCCAGACGAAATACCTCGCTCTCCCATGGTTCAAGCTCGCCACAGCCCTGGAGCGCTCCAGAGTCCGGCCTTGCGCTTGGTTGGCGGTTTTGAACACAGGGCCCTGTGTAACAGCGCCCCATCTGCCTACTGCTGTCTTGGTGTAAGCAGTAGGGAACGAGTAGCCGAGCAATGCATCCTGCTTGTGTGGATGGCGATCGCCCCATGACGGATCGCCGCCGATGGTTCTAAAACGACCGAGGCTAGCTGGGGCGATCAAAGGCAGCCGTATCGATACAAAACCTTTCAGAATAAGAGGTGCCAGAGTGCCATACGCTGGATCAGTTCAAGGTGAGCGTTCCCTGGTGTTCGTTCCAGGCCTCGCCACGACGAGTCGGCTCTTTTCGATCGTCGCAGCCAACCTCGCACGCGACCACCGCGTCGTAACGGTCGATTTGCCGGGCCATGGAGAATATAGGCAGGACGCGGAGCTGGCATCTCTGGCAGCGGCGGCCGACGCCGTCCGGGCGGTGATCGACACCTTGTCTCTTCGGAACGCGGTGTTGGTCGGGTGGGAGCTCGGATCGGATGTGGCTTACACGTTTCTCCAACTCTTCGGCACCGACCAAGTTTCGGCGGTCATCTCGATGGAAGAGAGTGCCCATATTGCGGGAGGAAGCGCCCGGGCTAACGGCCGGCAAGAAGATTTCACACCCGGAACAGGAGATGCGCAGGCAACGAGATCAGAGGCCGTCGAAATCACCAGGAAACTGATTCGCACCCTAAGGACTGCGAGAAATCTGGACTCCAAAATGCTCGCTGAACTGGAGAGTGACGCGCTGGCGTGCGATCCCAGGGCTCTTCAGTCCCTCCTGGCAGAGGCACGCGTTCGTGGCCGACAAGACTGGTCCACCATCAAAGTACCGACGCTCTTCGTTCGTGGCGCCAACACTTCCGCATTGCCCTTCGGAAGCGAAGCGCAGATTATCGATCCAGCTCGAGGAACAGAGCTCATCGTAATTCCAAATAGTGGGAATTTGCCATTCCTCGACGAGCCATCCCTCTTCTGCGATAAGCTACGGAGCTTCATGACCCAGTACGCCCCTCGAATGGCGCCGCAAGGTCTGTCACGATCCTGCGTACGGGTGCGCTCTCGCCGTCAGATTCCGTCCGGCGCTTCTTACGGAAGTCGCGCTACTTCGCCATACCGTACCCATATCTGGTAAATTCCGCACTGAGCTATGCCGCGGCATACAATCAAGCGACACCAGGCGCGTAGGCTCCATCCACGGGCTGTTCGCCATGCTCGGAACCGAGACATCGGTCTACCCCGATTCGACACCGCGATCCTCCTGCTGCTATTGAACTGCGGTGCTTAGATCGTAAACTACGCATAATCCTGGGCCTGCGAAATACCTGATACCGCGGTCCTTGATGGGCGAGGATTGCGCCGGATATGCGGACCGACGGAACGCGAGGCACTGCTCAGCAATATTTTCGCCCAGCCGGAGCAAGCCACCGAATGAGCACCGCGATCGTCAGCGCGCCGCACCGTTCAAGGCAAGGAAACACTGTAAAGCCGCAATGGTGTCGACCCACCTCTTAGGGGCCCTCATGACCGGTGCTCTGCAGCACGGTTCCGGCAACCGCGTACATAGTCGAGTATGCACTCGGTCTCACAGCCGATCGGGCAGACAGCCTCGGTGCTCGCGAGTCCGGCAGCGGCCTGGCCTGTCATAGCTGACCCGCTCCGACTTCTGACCATGCTCTCCCCGCGTTACAGCAGGTCAGCTTCTGGTCGTGACATGCTGTCAAGTAGTGAAGGCTCACCGAGCTTGGCCGTGGGGTCAGTGGCTTGATACATGTGAAGCACTCGTGACCTTCCCGGATAGCACCCTGGCCTCGGACGTTCATTGCCGTGGGCTGAGGCACCCTCTGGGTGGGCGGCTCGGGCCAGTTGGACCGCCGATGCCTCGCGCGTCCATGCATCGCGGCACCGTTGCTCCAATTACCGTGCACAACCATAGCTCTCCGACCGCAAATTTCTATCAAGAAGCTGGTCGGCAATTCTTGGTGCGAGGTTTTGGCATCCAGGGCCCGTACACCGGGTAGCCGCTGAGGTCGGCCCACATTCCATTCGACGATCCTTCTGGTGGCCATGTGACATGCGTGCGTCGAGCAGGTAGTGGAAGCACCACGAGAAACAAGAACCCGATGCCAACTCGTGCTGCCAGATGCCAACCAGGGCCAGAAACTCTCCCTGGACCTTCCCTGGACCACAATCGCGTTGAGTCCGGCGGTCGAAGTCGGCGTGATCTCGATGGTCCAGGATGGTCCAGGGAGATGGCCCAGGGTGGTCGAGGCGCTGATCCGGCAAGCCACAGGAAACACCGGTGCCGACCTGGGCCGCTGCAAGATTCGTCGCGGTTACCTCGAACAGCCGAATCCTTCCCGCAACCCCGGCGCGACCACGAACCCCTCCCCCATTACGATGCGGAATTTCACGCATCGTGCATGTTGTGGATCACGCCTTGTACCTCGAATGGCGGGGCTGCGGACTCTTAATCCGCGGGTCTCGAGTCCAAGTCTCCCCCGGAGCCTCCACGCCCGAACTGGGCGTTTCGCACTAATCGCACTACTCTCCTGATGGCCGGTGGGTCCCGGGTGGGGCCGAGGTGCGCCAGCGCGCCACCCGAGACCAGTTGTCTCAAATAGCGAGGTTCCTGTATCAGATTCCTGCTATACAGCGGCCATCGTCGACTCCGGACCCTCATCGCGATGTTTGATCGGCCGGCCCTGTGGGGCATCCATCGAGGTTCGTTGCCCCCGAGTTCGCCTACCAGTGTTGACGTTGCCGCGATGCGCCCGGTGGTCAGGTTTGTCGGGGCGGCGGATCCGTCGGGTGCCGGGTACCAGGCGCCCGGCCTTGAGGACGAGCGCAGCGGTGTCTTCGGCGGCTTTGCGTGCCACCTCCGGCAGGACGCTGACATAGGTGTCGGCGGTGGTGACGATGGAGGAGTGGCCGAGCTGGTCTTGTACCACCTTCAGATCCGCTCCGGCCTGTAGCGCCAGCGACGCCGCGCCGTGTCGGAGGTCGTGGAGCCGCACCGGTGGCAGACCGGACGCGTCGAGAAGCTTCAGGAAGACCCTGGTGAGCCGGTCCGGTGTCAGCGGCGTGCCGGTCGTGGTGGTGAACACGTACCCTGACGGCTCCACTCCGAGCTGCTGATACTCGGCCTGCTGCCGCACTCGATGCCGACGTAGCACCGCCACGGTGGTGCGGTCCAGCGCCACCACCCGCCGAGACGTCGGGGTCTTGGTGGGACACTGCACCACCCGGCCGCCGACGTTCTGCACCTGATGCGTCACGAACATGGTGGCCGAGTCCAAGTCCAGGTCGCACCACCGCAACCCAGCAGCCTCACCGCGACGCAGCCCGCGCAATGCGATCAGATGGAACACCGCATACAGCCGATGCTCCCGGATCCCGGCCAGGAACGCGGCGGTCTGCCCCGCCGTCCACACCGCCACCGTCGGCCGCTCCCCCGTGGCCTGCCACACCGCGATCCGATCCGGTGTCCACACCACCGCCAGCGGACGGCGGATCCTCGGCAGCCGCATCGCTTTCGCCGGGTTCGCGTCGATCAGCTGCTCCCTCAACGCGGCGTTTAGCGCGGTGCGTAGCGTCGCGTGGATCCGCTGCACGGTGGCATCGGTGACCGGACGGCCCCACACCGCAGAATGCCGCCTCACCCCGGCTAGCATCGTCTCCACCTGTCTCGGGCTCAGCGCAGCCAGCGGAACCGCACCCAGATACGGGATCAGGTGGTTGGTGCAGATCGCCTGGTAGGAACGCAGCGTCGAGGGCCGCACGGTGATTCGTGTGTCCAGCCAGGTGTTGAGCCACTCCCGCACCAGGACACCGGCCGATGCCGCAGAGGCAGGGCCGAGCAGTTCCTCCAACGCCTCACAAGCTGCCGCCTTGGAGGCGAACCCACCACGGCGCACCCGACGCCGGCCCGCGGCGCCAGCAGGCAGCTCCACCGCCACGTACCAGGAACCGTGCCCCCGCTCACCAAGCCGCGGACACCGCAAGCCCCACTTCGTCGACGAGCCCGGTATGCGACAGCCACACCGTTTGAATACAGAACCCTGCGATACCGAAGACATGGCGAGGATCACCGACCTTTCCCGAGCGAATGTCGGCGCGGCGATCGCCGCGCCAGAACAGCGATCCCCGGCCAGACCCCGCAACTGTCGTCTGGGACCCGAACCTCACCCTGCCCCGGTGGCCGATTGCTCCGAACAGCCCACAATCGCGCCCAGCATCAGCGAAATCGCTCGCAGTAACGTCGATTTCAACTCTGCATCAAGTACTTGACGGATGGGCCCATGCAGAGCGTCCATGGATGCCGCACCGA from Catenulispora sp. EB89 includes:
- a CDS encoding tyrosine-type recombinase/integrase; the protein is MILAMSSVSQGSVFKRCGCRIPGSSTKWGLRCPRLGERGHGSWYVAVELPAGAAGRRRVRRGGFASKAAACEALEELLGPASAASAGVLVREWLNTWLDTRITVRPSTLRSYQAICTNHLIPYLGAVPLAALSPRQVETMLAGVRRHSAVWGRPVTDATVQRIHATLRTALNAALREQLIDANPAKAMRLPRIRRPLAVVWTPDRIAVWQATGERPTVAVWTAGQTAAFLAGIREHRLYAVFHLIALRGLRRGEAAGLRWCDLDLDSATMFVTHQVQNVGGRVVQCPTKTPTSRRVVALDRTTVAVLRRHRVRQQAEYQQLGVEPSGYVFTTTTGTPLTPDRLTRVFLKLLDASGLPPVRLHDLRHGAASLALQAGADLKVVQDQLGHSSIVTTADTYVSVLPEVARKAAEDTAALVLKAGRLVPGTRRIRRPDKPDHRAHRGNVNTGRRTRGQRTSMDAPQGRPIKHRDEGPESTMAAV
- a CDS encoding alpha/beta fold hydrolase — translated: MFVPGLATTSRLFSIVAANLARDHRVVTVDLPGHGEYRQDAELASLAAAADAVRAVIDTLSLRNAVLVGWELGSDVAYTFLQLFGTDQVSAVISMEESAHIAGGSARANGRQEDFTPGTGDAQATRSEAVEITRKLIRTLRTARNLDSKMLAELESDALACDPRALQSLLAEARVRGRQDWSTIKVPTLFVRGANTSALPFGSEAQIIDPARGTELIVIPNSGNLPFLDEPSLFCDKLRSFMTQYAPRMAPQGLSRSCVRVRSRRQIPSGASYGSRATSPYRTHIW